TTCTGCCATAACCGTCTGTACCTAAAGTAATATAACGATTAGGAACAAAAGGCCTGATTTGATCTGCATAAATGCGCATATAGTCAGTGGTAGCAATAACAGGTCCAGGACGTTCTTTTAATTGAGATGTAACATAGCTTTGCTGAGGTTTATTTTTGGGATGCATGTTATTGTATCGTTCAACAGCCAAGCCCTCTTTACGCAACTCATTGAAGCTGGTTACACTCCAGATATCCGATGTGATTGAAAAATCTTCTTCCAACATCTCTGCAGCTTTGATAACTTCACGCAAAATAGTACCGCATCCCATTAGTTGGACATGGTTTTTTGACTTTTTCTTATTCTCTTTTAAAAGATACATTCCTTTGATAATACCTTCCTCTACTCCTTCAGGCATATCAGGATGAGAGTAGTTTTCATTCATAATAGTAATGTAATAAAACACGTTATCTTGTTTTTCATACATACGGTACAAGCCATTTTGGACGATAACTGCTAATTCATAAGCGTATGTGGGATCATAAGAAATACAATTGGGTATTGTTGATGCTAAAACATGACTATGTCCGTCCTGGTGTTGCAATCCTTCTCCCGCCAATGTCGTTCGTCCGGCGGTTCCACCGAGCAAAAATCCCCTCGCTTGCATGTCTCCTGCTGCCCATGCCAGATCACCAATACGTTGGAAACCAAACATAGAGTAATAAATGTAAAACGGGATCATTGCCAGTTTGTTTGAGCTGTAAGATGTCGCGGCAGCAATCCAGGAACAAAATGCCCCTGCTTCATTGATACCTTCTTCAAGAATTTGCCCGTCAACTGCTTCTCGATAATACATTACTTGTTCATGATCTACAGGGGTATAAAGTTGGCCTACGGGAGAATAAATTCCTATTTGTCTGAATAATCCCTCCATACCAAATGTTCTGCACTCGTCAGGTACTATAGGTACTATTCTGGAGCTAATGTCTTTATTTTTGAGTAGAACTGAAAGAATTCTCACAAAAGCCATAGTAGTCGAGATTTCTCTGTCCCCTAATCCCTTTGTAATACTGGAAAACTCTTCCAAATGAGGTATTTTTAACTGTTCTACTTCAATTGAACGATGGGGTAAATAACCACCCAAAGCTTCCCTTTGCTTTTTTAAATACTTGATTTCAGGACTGTCATCATCAGGCTTATAAAAAGGGATATCAGCAATTTTGTCATCGCTGACTGGGATATTAAATCGATCTCTGAATGCTTTTAGTTGATCAATAGTCATTTTCTTTTGTTGATGAGTAATGTTTTGGCCTTCACCAGCAGCTCCCATCCCGTATCCTTTGATGGTTTTTGCAAGGATAACGGTTGGAGTCCCCTTGTGTTCAACTGCTCTGGCATAAGCTGCGTATACTTTTTGTGGATCATGACCACCACGATTTAAACGCCAGATTTCCTCATCAGTCATATTTTCAACCATTTTCTTTAGCTCTGGATATTGATTAAAGAAATGCTGTCTTACATAAGATCCATCATTCGCTTTATACGATTGATAATCTCCATCCAGACATTCTTCCATCCTTTTCTGTAGCCAACCCTGATTATCACGGGCAAATAATGGATCCCAACGGCCTCCCCATATGACTTTAATAACGTTCCATCCGGCTCCTCGAAATAGACCTTCAAGTTCTTGAATGATTTTACCGTTACCACGTACAGGCCCATCAAGTCTTTGTAAATTGCAGTTAACTACAAAAATGAGATTGTCCAGCTTTTCTCTTGCTGCAATACTAAGTGCACCGACTGATTCAGGCTCATCCATTTCACCATCGCCTAAAAACGCCCACACTTTACGACCTTCAGCTTTTATTAAGCCTCGGTTCTCAAGATATTTTAGAAAGCGGGCTTGATAAATGGCTTGCAGAGGACCTAAACCCATAGATACAGTGGGGAATTGCCAAAAATCGTTCATTAACCAAGGATGAGGATAGGAAGATAAACCATCCACTTCTACTTCTTGGCGAAATTTTTCGAGTTGCTTCTCAGTTAATCTGCCTTCAAGAAATGCTCTGGCATAAATGCCTGGAGCCGAGTGGCCTTGGATATAAAGTAAATCCCCGCCGTTTTCTCCTTTTGGTCCCTTAAAAAAGTAATTAAATCCAGTTTCATATAATGTTGATGCCGAAGCGTAAGAGGCGATATGACCACCAAGCTCTGGTGCGTATTTACCTGCTCTAAGTACCATAGCAACAGCGTTCCATCGAATTAATGCATTGATGCGCTTTCCAATTCCCTCATCGGGAGGCATTTGTTTTTCTTCATGAGGTTTTATAGTGTTTCTGTAAGGAGTATTAATTGAGCTGGTTAGTTTAACCCCCTCTGCATTCGCTTTATTAAGAAGCTGTTGTAAAAGAAATGCAGCACGCTCAGGACCATCATTAAAGAGTACAGCTTGTAGGGCATCCAGCCATTCACGCGTTTCTATTGGATCCAGATCTAAATTTGTTTCATTGGTCATGAAATAGTTCCCCAACAATCAATAATTTTAAGAACAGTATGGTACAGGTTGTAATCTTTTTTGAATTACACCAGAACAGCCTTGATTACATGCATTAAAATCTGCAGCGCAATTACAAGTTACTTTGCGGCATTGTAGTGGATCACGGTAAGATTGCAACCCGCGAGTAATATATCCACCCTGGACTTTAATTTCGTGAAGGTATTCCAGATAATTTTCTCTGGCAAAATGGTTTGCTTTATTGGAACAATCTCGACAGTTGTTTGTGCAATTTTGCTTGCAGTAATCAAGCTGCTGAAAACAGGTTTGTTGGCATTGACTTAAGGTTTTATGATGGGCAATTTTATTTTTAAGTGTGGCACAAGCTGAAAGCTCCAATATTATAAGACAAAAAAGTAAACGGAATGCAGTGTTCATGATCCAGGTCCCACATTAATTTATTGTGAAATAAAACATTATAGCCAAGCTACTAATGTAAATAATGCAATAAAAACCAATAACACTATAGTGGCATGTTCTACAAGATTTTCAGCAACAGCCATTGGTACTTCTTCAGCATCATTGATACGAACTGCTTGCAAACCACACTCGCTCAGTATTTTATCATTTGAATCAGGAGAAGTTAGAACATATTGAACGAATAGATGAAAACCTCGTTGAAAATTTCCAACTAATAAAAACAGTAATGCAGTGATTCTGGCTGGTATCCATTCGAGAATGTTAGCAATCTGACTTGCCTGAATATTTATAAAATTAATTTCTTTACATAAAGTGATTAATCTGTAGGTTAAAGCTGCAATTGGCCCTGCGATGATGTACCAGAATACAACAGCAAATAATTGGCTGTTTACCTCAGCGAAATATTCTCCAATTGAATCGGTTTCAGTTTGATTGCTACGCTTTTCCATAATTGGGTAAAAAGCATTTTGCGGACCCAGACAGTAGTAAAAAATAAACAGGCTAAGAATTAGGCCAAATAACCCAAACAGAATGCTATGGAGAGAAAAATAAACGAGAGATGTGAGAAGAATAATGGGTAATATGATAGCTATCAAGGTAGCCCAAGGATTAGAAAAGTATTCATTTTTATCAATGAATTTTTTTAGAAATAGAGTATAGTTATTAAACCAGGAAAATCGCTGATAGGAAATTGAATGGATTAAAAACCGTTCACTGAGCAAGCATATT
Above is a genomic segment from Legionella pneumophila subsp. pascullei containing:
- the aceE gene encoding pyruvate dehydrogenase (acetyl-transferring), homodimeric type, whose product is MTNETNLDLDPIETREWLDALQAVLFNDGPERAAFLLQQLLNKANAEGVKLTSSINTPYRNTIKPHEEKQMPPDEGIGKRINALIRWNAVAMVLRAGKYAPELGGHIASYASASTLYETGFNYFFKGPKGENGGDLLYIQGHSAPGIYARAFLEGRLTEKQLEKFRQEVEVDGLSSYPHPWLMNDFWQFPTVSMGLGPLQAIYQARFLKYLENRGLIKAEGRKVWAFLGDGEMDEPESVGALSIAAREKLDNLIFVVNCNLQRLDGPVRGNGKIIQELEGLFRGAGWNVIKVIWGGRWDPLFARDNQGWLQKRMEECLDGDYQSYKANDGSYVRQHFFNQYPELKKMVENMTDEEIWRLNRGGHDPQKVYAAYARAVEHKGTPTVILAKTIKGYGMGAAGEGQNITHQQKKMTIDQLKAFRDRFNIPVSDDKIADIPFYKPDDDSPEIKYLKKQREALGGYLPHRSIEVEQLKIPHLEEFSSITKGLGDREISTTMAFVRILSVLLKNKDISSRIVPIVPDECRTFGMEGLFRQIGIYSPVGQLYTPVDHEQVMYYREAVDGQILEEGINEAGAFCSWIAAATSYSSNKLAMIPFYIYYSMFGFQRIGDLAWAAGDMQARGFLLGGTAGRTTLAGEGLQHQDGHSHVLASTIPNCISYDPTYAYELAVIVQNGLYRMYEKQDNVFYYITIMNENYSHPDMPEGVEEGIIKGMYLLKENKKKSKNHVQLMGCGTILREVIKAAEMLEEDFSITSDIWSVTSFNELRKEGLAVERYNNMHPKNKPQQSYVTSQLKERPGPVIATTDYMRIYADQIRPFVPNRYITLGTDGYGRSDTRTQLRHFFEVDAKFIVLTALNALVAEGTLDKTKVVDAMKRYNINPDKLNPMTH
- a CDS encoding membrane protein, with the protein product MKLLVIVICLLSERFLIHSISYQRFSWFNNYTLFLKKFIDKNEYFSNPWATLIAIILPIILLTSLVYFSLHSILFGLFGLILSLFIFYYCLGPQNAFYPIMEKRSNQTETDSIGEYFAEVNSQLFAVVFWYIIAGPIAALTYRLITLCKEINFINIQASQIANILEWIPARITALLFLLVGNFQRGFHLFVQYVLTSPDSNDKILSECGLQAVRINDAEEVPMAVAENLVEHATIVLLVFIALFTLVAWL